In the Choloepus didactylus isolate mChoDid1 chromosome 5, mChoDid1.pri, whole genome shotgun sequence genome, one interval contains:
- the PSMA2 gene encoding proteasome subunit alpha type-2 — protein sequence MAERGYSFSLTTFSPSGKLVQIEYALAAVAGGAPSVGIKAANGVVLATEKKQKSILYDERSVHKVEPITKHIGLVYSGMGPDYRVLVHRARKLAQQYYLVYQEPIPTAQLVQRVASVMQEYTQSGGVRPFGVSLLICGWNEGRPYLFQSDPSGAYFAWKATAMGKNYVNGKTFLEKRYNEDLELEDAIHTAILTLKESFEGQMTEDNIEVGICNEAGFRRLSPTEVKDYLAAIA from the exons cCCATCTGGTAAACTTGTCCAGATTGAATACGCTTTGGCTGCTGTAGCTGGAGGAGCCCCTTCAGTGGGAATTAAAG ctGCAAATGGTGTTGTGTTGGcaactgagaagaaacagaagtccATTCTATATGATGAGCGAAGTGTACACAAAGTAGAACCAATTACCAAACATATAGGTTTGGTGTATAGTGGCATGGGCCCAGATTACAG AGTACTTGTGCACAGAGCTCGGAAACTAGCTCAGCAGTATTACCTTGTTTACCAAGAACCCATTCCCACAGCTCAACTAGTACAGAGAGTAGCTTCTGTGATGCAAGAATACACCCAGTCAGG tgGTGTTCGTCCATTTGGAGTCTCTTTACTTATTTGTGGTTGGAATGAAGGACGGCCATATTTATTTCAGTCAGATCCATCT GGTGCTTACTTTGCCTGGAAAGCCACAGCAATGGGAAAGAACTATGTGAATGGGAAAACTTTCCTGGAGAAAAG ATATAATGAAGATCTGGAACTTGAAGATGCCATTCATACAGCCATCTTAACCCTAAAG GAAAGCTTTGAAGGGCAAATGACAGAAGATAATATAGAAGTTGGAATCTGCAATGAAGCTGGATTTAGGAGACTTTCTCCAACTGAAGTTAAGGATTACTTGGCTGCCATAGCGTAA